A single Triticum dicoccoides isolate Atlit2015 ecotype Zavitan chromosome 2A, WEW_v2.0, whole genome shotgun sequence DNA region contains:
- the LOC119357043 gene encoding probable adenylate kinase 6, chloroplastic yields the protein MSSAMSRAIRACAAGASRRGLASVEAMGAAKGAPPAAGRGRGGPGPVEDGARVQWVFLGCPGVGKGTYAGRLSRLLGVPHIATGDLVRDELASSGPLAKQLSEIVNHGKLVSDEIIINLLSKRLEEGGDKGELGFILDGFPRTIRQAEILEGVTDIDLVINLKLREEALLAKCVGRRKCSQCGGNFNVASIDIEGENGGPRMYMPPLLPPPQCESKLITRADDTEEVVKERLRVYHDLCEPVEDFYRARGKLLEFDLPGGIPESWPKLLQALNIEEDPDNNRSAAA from the exons ATGTCGTCCGCGATGTCCCGCGCGATCCGGGCGTGCGcggccggggcgtcgaggaggggcCTGGCGTCCGTGGAGGCgatgggggcggccaagggggcgcCGCCCGCGGCCGGGCGCGGGCGCGGCGGCCCGGGGCCCGTGGAGGACGGGGCGCGGGTGCAGTGGGTGTTCCTCGGCTGCCCCGGGGTCGGCAAGGGCACCTACGCTGGCCGCCTCTCGCGGCTGCTCGGCGTGCCCCACATCGCCACCGGCGACCTCGTCCGCGACGAGCTCGCCTCCTCAGGCCCGCTCGCCAAGCAG CTTTCGGAGATTGTGAATCATGGAAAACTGgtgtctgatgagatcatcataaaTCTGCTGTCAAAGCGCCTTGAGGAGGGAGGAGACAAGGGTGAATTAGGGTTCATACTTGAtggttttccaagaactataagacAAGCG GAAATACTGGAGGGAGTCACAGATATTGATTTGGTGATCAATCTCAAACTTCGAGAAGAGGCTCTGCTTGCAAAATGCGTTGGTAGAAGGAAGTGCAGCCAGTGTGGAGGAAACTTCAATGTGGCCTCCATTGACATTGAGGGTGAGAATGGTGGGCCTCGAATGTATATGCCTCCACTACTACCTCCTCCACAGTGCGAATCGAAGTTAATTACCAGAGCAGATGATACTGAAGAGGTGGTAAAGGAGCGATTGCGTGTTTACCATGATTTG TGTGAACCAGTGGAGGATTTCTACAGAGCACGGGGGAAACTCTTGGAGTTCGATTTACCAGGAGGAATCCCCGAATCATGGCCGAAGCTGCTCCAAGCTTTGAATATAGAAGAAGATCCTGATAACAATAGATCTGCAGCAGCATAA